GCTGGAGTATTCCTTGACAGGCCGGTCCATGTACTCACCGATTCCCGCGAACTCCTCAATCGCCGGCATCCGCGCTCGCATGTCCACCCGGGCCACGCCCATCACCTCGCTATTGAGAAGGACGTTCTCCCGTCCGGTGAGTTCGGGATTGAAACCGGCGCCCAATTCGAGCAATGCGGCGATGCGCCCTTCCGCAACCACCCGTCCGCGCGTCGGCTGGAGGATGCCGCTCACGATCTGCAAGAGCGTGCTTTTGCCCGAACCGTTTGGCCCGACGATCGCGACAAACTCTCCCGGAGCGGCGCGGAAGGAGACCTCGCGGAGGGCCCAGAACTCCCGCCCTGGGCGACCGAGGAGCCGTTCCCAGGGACGCTCGAAGAGGAGGTAGCGCTTGGAGAGTCGATGGACAGTCAGCACGTCTACTCCAGACTACTCCCTCGCGCAAGGCGGCGCACGACGACATTTGCATGACGAAAAGTGCACACATTTTTACACTATATGAGGGTTATTATCCTCGCCTTTTTCACCGATAAACTGTCAGGAAGACGACGTCCGACGTCGGCCGCAAGCAGTCTCAGCGCGAGGGGCGCGTTGAGCCTGTGGAGACGGATAACGGAGGAGGTGCCCGGGACATATGGAAGACCAGGAAATTGTAAACGAATTTCTGATCGAGAGTAGTGAAAATCTTTCGCGCCTCGATCAGGAGATGGTCGAGCTGGAACAGCGGCCCGGCGATGGCCAGTTGCTCGCGAGCATCTTCCGAACGATTCACACGATCAAGGGCACTTGCGGATTCCTTGGCTTTCATACCCTCGAATCGATCACGCACCACGCGGAAAACCTGTTGAGCCAGGTCCGTAACGGTGAGCGGCCGCTAACGGCCGAATTGGTCTCGCTGGTGCTCCAAACGGTGGATGCGACCAAGCAGGAATTGTTGAGCATCGAACAAACCGGGCATGAGAGCGGGAACGAACACGCCGATCTCCGGGCGCGGCTTCAGGTGGCCTGCGAAGCCGTGGCCAGTGAACCCGGGGCCAGTGAACCCGGGGCCAGTGAACCCGTGGGAAGCGAAGCCGTAGCCTGTGAGGCCGTCAGAAGCGAAGCCGCCGCATCGGCGGAGATGCCGGCCCCCGCGTCGGCCCCGGCCGGACCCGAATCGGTCGCGCCGGCGCCCGTGGCGACCCCGCCAACACCCGCCGCCACGCCACCGGTGAGCTCAACCTCGAACGCGCAGCCGGAAGCTCGCTCCCCGGAGCCGCCCAAGACGCCGCCGGCCGACTCTCCGGCGGAAACCGAACCGCAGGCCGGTTCGCGAGGACCCTCGGTGGCCGATGCAACGATCCGCGTAGACATCGGGCTGCTCGACAAGCTGATGAACCTAGTCGGCGAACTGGTGCTGGCGCGCAACCAGATCCTGCAGTTCAGCGGCCGTCTCGAGGATACCCAGTTCAACGCCACCACCCAGCGCCTGAATCTGATCACAACCCAACTCCAAGAGGGAGTCATGAAGACGCGGATGCAGCCGATCGGGGTTGTGTGGAACAAGCTGCCGCGCGTCGTTCGCGATCTCGCCTCGGCCTGCGGCAAGCAGATCCAGCTCGAGATGGACGGCGCCGATACCGAACTGGACAAGAGCATTATCGAGGCGATCAAAGACCCGCTGACGCATATCGTCCGGAACTGCTGCGATCACGGAATCGAAGCGCCCGACGTGCGTGCCGGACGAGGCAAGCCCGTCAGCGGAACGTTGAGCCTTCGCGCGTTTCACGAGGGTGGCCAGGTCATCATCGAGATTCACGATGACGGCGGCGGCATCGACCCCGAGAAGGTAAAAGCGCGGGCGCTGCAGAAAGGCGTCCTTCGGCCGGAGCAGGTCGAGCGAATGAGCGAGCGCGAGGCTTTGCACTTGATCTTTGCTCCTGGGTTTTCAACGGCGGAGAAGGTCACCAATATCAGCGGGCGCGGCGTCGGCATGGATGTGGTGAAGACGAATATCGAGAAGATCGGCGGCTCGGTCGACCTGCAGTCCAAGGTCGGTGACGGAACCACCGTCAAGCTCAAGATCCCGCTCACGCTGGCGATCATCCCGGGTTTGGTTGTGGCGAGCGGCGGCGAGCGGTTCGTCATCCCGCAGGTGAGCCTTCTCGAGCTGCTGCGGCTGGAAGGCGAAGCCGGCCGGAAAATGATCGAGTCGATCCACGGGTCGCCGGTCTACCGCAGGCGCGGCTCGCTGCTTCCAATCGCCTATCTGAACGAAGTCCTGCGTCTTCCGGGAAAGGCACGGTCGGCCGACGACGATGTGGTCAACATCGTCGTTCTACAGGCCGAGGACCGGCAGTTCGGCCTCGTGGTGGACGCCATCTCAGACACCCAGGAGATCGTCGTTAAGCCGCTTGGTAAACAATTGAAAGGTCTGACCTGCTACGCCGGCGCGACGATCATGGGCGATGGCCGGGTTGCACTGATTCTCGACGTCGTCGGGATCGGGATGCGCTCAGGCGTGCTCACCGAGCACCGCGGAAGCATGACCTCGCGCGACACCCAGGAAGACCGGATGGGCGAATCCAAACAAACCGTCCTGCTCTTCCAGACGGGCTCCCACGAACGGCTCGCCGTGCCGCTGTCGCTCGTGGCGCGGCTCGAGGAGTTCCCGCGCTCCCGCATCGAGCAGGCCGCCGGCCGCAGCGTCGTCCAATATCGCGGCCACATTCTCCCGTTGATCACTTTCGGCGAGACCTATGGCGGATATCCGGCCCAATCGGCCGGCGAAACCGAAGGTCCCCTTCAGGCGATTGTCTTCAGCGAGGGGGAACGCCAAGTCGGGCTACTGGTCGACCGGATCCTCGATATCGTTGAGGACCACGTATCGGTGCGGACGCAGTCCCACCAGACGGGATTGCTCGGGTCGGCCGTGGTCGAGGGTAAGGTCACCGACTTTATTGACTTGCCAGGCATCCTGGCTCAACACGGAGACGGACTCCTCGCCGGCGGCTCGACGCCAGGACGGAGGCTGAGTGTCCTGGTCGTGGACCGTTCGCCATTCGGCCGGGGCGTCGTCCGCAGCTATCTCGACATGGCCGGTCACCGCTGCGTCGAAGCGGGAACGGAGAGCGACGCGTACACGCTCGCCGCCAAGGAGCGTCCTGACGCGGTCTTCATTTCCGGAGAGCTGATTGCGGGCGGGAAGGGCCCACAGTTCCTAGACCGGCTCAAGCAGAACCCCGCGACCCGGAACACCGCCGTGATCGCGCTTACCGATTCGGGTGCTGAGCTAACGGGCCCGGCGACGGACCGAGTGGCCGGCTGGCTCTCGAGATTCGATCGCGAGGGTATGCTTTCCTCGCTCGACCGTCTCGCCGAGGCGGTGGCCATGCCCGCCGAGGCGGAGCGTCGGACGAGTATCGCCCGTTGATTCCGCAAACGCACCCTGACGCATAGGACCATCCCCAACGGAGAAAGGTACCGGTATGACCGACGCTCTAGCGACCCGTGAGAACCGCCAGTATTCGACCTTCTATGTTGATCGCCTCTACTTCGGCATCGACGTCACCGAAGTTCAGGAAGTGCTTCGTTCCCAGGAGATGACCAAGATCGCGCTCGCTCCTGATGTGATCGAGGGGCTGATCAATTTGCGGGGGCAGATTGTCACGGCGATTGACATGCGGCGGCGATTGCAGCTTCCGCCGCGGCCAGCCGGTGCAACCCCGATGAACATGGTTGTGCGATCCGAGGATGGCGCGGTCAGCCTTCTGGTCGATGAGATTGGGGACGTGTTGACCGTGGGAACGGAAACCTATGAGGCGCCGCCGGACAATCTCCCGGCCGATCACCGCGCGTTGATCGACGCGGTCCACAAGCTGGACGGCAAGCTCCTGCTCGTTCTCAACCGGGAGCGCGTCCTGCAAACCCAGTGCGAAAGCTAGGAGCCAGTTCATGCCCGCGATACCCCAGAACAAGTCTTCTGTACCCAAACCTTCCGTGCCTAAATCGTCCACGCCGAAGACCGCCTCCTCGGTCGTCAAGTCCCGGGCGATGAGGCCGTCGGCCAAGCCGGCTCACCGGGGTACGACCCTTTTCGAACGGCTCGGAGGCGAAGAAGCGGTCGCCGCCGCCGTGGATGGCCTGTACAGGAGAATCCTGGCCGACCCCAAACTCGCCGGTTTCTTCGAGCACATCCCAATCGACCGCCTGAAATCGCAGCAGAAGGTCTTCCTCGGGCAGGCGTTCGGGGGGCCGAAACGGTACCGGGGGAAAGACATGCGGTCGGCTCACGCCGGTCTCGCTATCGCGCAACGGCACTTCGACGGCGTTGCGCAACACCTGATCGCCACGCTCACCGAGCTGGGCGTCAAGAAACCGCTGATCGACGAGGTTGTTTCGATCGCAGCCTCGCTCGCCGGCGACATCGTCACCATCGACAACGGAAAACAAGGACAGGAACAGCGAATGACAACCCTACGACCTGAGGAGGCCGCCGCCGGAGCAGCGCTTCCCGAAAGCCTCGCGGCCATGCGAGGCGCATTTGACGCGCTCGGCACCAACGTATTCATTGCGGACCGGGACCTGCGCCTCGTCTACATGAACAACAGGGCGCGCACCGTCCTCAATTCGATGGCGGATCAGATCGAGGAATCCTTCGGGATCGGCGTCGCCGACCTGATCGGTCAGCCCATAGACATCTTTCACGGCGATCGCGCGAAGCAGATCCGGCGGAGGCTGTCGGACGTCGACAACCTCCCGATTCGGAGCGAGATCCGGTTGGGGAACCTGATCCTGGACCTCAACGTGAACCCGATCCTCGACGCCCAGGGCGAATACGTCGGCCTGGTTGTCAACTGGGAGGAAATCACCGAGAAGAAGCGTCTCGAGGGGGAAGCCGCGCTGGCCCAGTCGATGGTGGAAAACGCCCCGATCAACATCATGCTCGCCGGACTCGATCTTCGCATCCGTTACATGAACCCGGCGAGTCTCGCCACGCTCAAGAAGATCGAGCACCTCCTGCCCTGCCGGGCCGACGAAGTGGTCGGCAGCAACATCGACATCTTTCACAAGTTTCCCGAAAACCCGCGGCGGATCCTGAGCGATCCGAAAAACCTCCCGCACAGCGCCAACATCAAGGTGGGCGAGGAGACGCTTTCGCTCCTGGTGAGCCCGATGTTCGACCCCAAGCGCAACTACCTCGGACCGATGGTGACCTGGGAGGTGATCACCGAGAGAATCGCCGCGGCGGCGCGTGAGAAGGAGATGCAGGAGCGCGAGCGCGAGCAGCAACAGGAGTTGCAGGACAAGGTCGCCCAGATGCTCACTGTGGTCGAGGCGGCGGCTCAGGGCGACCTGACGCGTCCGGTCCCAGTGCGCGGTGAGGACGCCATCGGCAAGATGGGCGAGGGACTGTCGTCACTACTGGGCAGTCTCCGCGAGAGCATGGTGCGGATCACGCAGAACGCCCAGCAACTGAGCGCGGCCGCCGAGGAGTTGTCGGCGATCAGCCAGCAGATGAGTTCGAATTCGGAGGAGACAGCCAGCCAGGCCAATGTCGTTTCGGCGGCCAGCGAGGAGGTCTCCACCAACGTCGGCATCGTGGCCAGCGGTTCCGAGGAGATGCTCGCCTCGATCCGCGAAATCTCCAAGAGCGCGGCCGAGAGCGCCCGCGTGGCGCAAAACGCGGTCACCGTGGCGCAGGGCACCAACGCGACCATCTCCAAGCTCGGCGACTCGAGCCAGGAGATCGGCAAAGTGATCAAGGTGATCACCTCGATCGCCCAACAGACCAACTTGCTCGCGCTGAACGCTACCATCGAGGCGGCCCGCGCCGGAGAAGCCGGCAAAGGGTTCGCCGTCGTCGCCAACGAAGTGAAGGAATTGGCCAAAGAAACCGCCAAAGCGACCGAAGAGATTAGTCAGAAGATCGAAGCGATCCAGGGCGACACCCAAGGGGCTGTCGACGCGATCGCCAATATCGGCCAAATCATCAACCAGGTCAATGACATCTCAAACACGATCGCTTCGGCCGTGGAGGAGCAAACGGCCACGACGAACGAAATCGGCCGGAATCTGGCCGAGGCATCCAAAGGTGTCGAGGAAATCGCCCGCAACATCAGTGGAGTGGCGGTGGCGGCCCGGAGCACCACGGAAGGCGCGTCCGACACCCAGTCTGCGGCGCGGGCGCTCAGTCAGATGGCCGCCGATCTGCAGGGCTTGGTCAGCCGGTTCCAAGTCTGAGGAATCTGGGCCTACCCCACCGGCCCAGCGTGGCCGGCGGGGTGGGTCTGGGGATGACCCTTGCACGGAATCGATCGAGAACGGAGGACAACGGGAATGACAGTCTCGCTGGCGCAAGCCGAAGCAGAGAAAACCGCGGGCGGCATTCGCAAGCGGGCGATGGTGGTCGACGATTCGCGCGCGATTCGAACGATCCTTGCGAAGACGCTCGGGCAGCTTGGATGGGCGGTGGCGGAGGCGCGCAACGGCCGCGAAGCCATCGAAGCGCTGCAGGCGCCGGAGGCCTCGGTGGATCCGGTGGCGCTCGTACTCGTCGACTGGAACATGCCGGAGATGAACGGCATTGACTTCGTTCGCCAGATCCGGCTGGACCCGCGCTACGCCGGCACCAGGCTCATGATGGTCACCACCGAAACGCAGATCGAACAGATGCAGGCGGCGCTCGAGGCGGGCGCCAATGAGTATGTGATGAAACCCTTCACGAGGGAAGTCATCGAAGAGAAACTGGGATTGCTCGGTTTGCGCTAATCACGGAGTCAAGGATCCTCGCATGTCCCCTCCGACTTTCCGCCCGATTCGAGCCGGCGCCGCCCACGCCGCGAACCAGGGTCAGCGCTTGCGGGTTCTCGTCGTCGACGACTCCGTGGTGATGCGGAGGCTGGTTTCGCGCGTCCTGGAACCGATTCCTGAACTCGAGCTGGTCGGCTCGGCAGGGACCGGCAAAGCGGCGCTCGATCGGATTCCACAATTGAAGCCGGACCTGATCACACTCGATATCGAGATGCCGGAGATGGACGGCCTCACCGCGGCGAGGGCGATCCGGGAGCGATTCCCGTCGGTCCGGATCATCATGTGCAGCACGCTGACCCAGCGGGGGGCAGCCATCACGCTGGAGGCGCTGGCGTCGGGCGCCGACGACTATGTGACCAAGCCTTCCGGCGACGATTCGCTCGATGTTTCGATCGAGACGCTTCGCGGCCAACTGGTGCCGAAGGTGCGCCAGTTTCTGCGGCGGAGCGAACCCGCGGCGGGACCAGGGCTGAGGATGGAAGGGGCCCGTATTGTCCGGCCGCCCTCGCCCGGGGCGCCCAACCGAAAAAGGGACGTGGTGGCTGTCGCGAGTTCCACCGGTGGCCCGGTCGCGCTATCGACGGTCATCCCTGGGCTGCCGAGGGATTTCCACGCGCCGATCCTGGTCGTGCAGCACATGCCGCCCATGTTTACCAGCCTTCTCGCCGAACGTTTGAACACGCAGACGCATTTGCGGGTGGTCGAAGCCAAGGAAGGGATGTTGGTTGAGCGGGGGGCGGTGTACATCGCACCGGGGGACTACCACATGGTCGTGCGGCGGGCGCAGACGCATGTCGTCATCGGGCTGACGCGCGGCGAGCCGGAGAACTCGTGCAGGCCCG
This DNA window, taken from Bryobacteraceae bacterium, encodes the following:
- a CDS encoding chemotaxis protein CheW — its product is MEDQEIVNEFLIESSENLSRLDQEMVELEQRPGDGQLLASIFRTIHTIKGTCGFLGFHTLESITHHAENLLSQVRNGERPLTAELVSLVLQTVDATKQELLSIEQTGHESGNEHADLRARLQVACEAVASEPGASEPGASEPVGSEAVACEAVRSEAAASAEMPAPASAPAGPESVAPAPVATPPTPAATPPVSSTSNAQPEARSPEPPKTPPADSPAETEPQAGSRGPSVADATIRVDIGLLDKLMNLVGELVLARNQILQFSGRLEDTQFNATTQRLNLITTQLQEGVMKTRMQPIGVVWNKLPRVVRDLASACGKQIQLEMDGADTELDKSIIEAIKDPLTHIVRNCCDHGIEAPDVRAGRGKPVSGTLSLRAFHEGGQVIIEIHDDGGGIDPEKVKARALQKGVLRPEQVERMSEREALHLIFAPGFSTAEKVTNISGRGVGMDVVKTNIEKIGGSVDLQSKVGDGTTVKLKIPLTLAIIPGLVVASGGERFVIPQVSLLELLRLEGEAGRKMIESIHGSPVYRRRGSLLPIAYLNEVLRLPGKARSADDDVVNIVVLQAEDRQFGLVVDAISDTQEIVVKPLGKQLKGLTCYAGATIMGDGRVALILDVVGIGMRSGVLTEHRGSMTSRDTQEDRMGESKQTVLLFQTGSHERLAVPLSLVARLEEFPRSRIEQAAGRSVVQYRGHILPLITFGETYGGYPAQSAGETEGPLQAIVFSEGERQVGLLVDRILDIVEDHVSVRTQSHQTGLLGSAVVEGKVTDFIDLPGILAQHGDGLLAGGSTPGRRLSVLVVDRSPFGRGVVRSYLDMAGHRCVEAGTESDAYTLAAKERPDAVFISGELIAGGKGPQFLDRLKQNPATRNTAVIALTDSGAELTGPATDRVAGWLSRFDREGMLSSLDRLAEAVAMPAEAERRTSIAR
- a CDS encoding chemotaxis protein CheW, giving the protein MTDALATRENRQYSTFYVDRLYFGIDVTEVQEVLRSQEMTKIALAPDVIEGLINLRGQIVTAIDMRRRLQLPPRPAGATPMNMVVRSEDGAVSLLVDEIGDVLTVGTETYEAPPDNLPADHRALIDAVHKLDGKLLLVLNRERVLQTQCES
- a CDS encoding methyl-accepting chemotaxis protein, translating into MPAIPQNKSSVPKPSVPKSSTPKTASSVVKSRAMRPSAKPAHRGTTLFERLGGEEAVAAAVDGLYRRILADPKLAGFFEHIPIDRLKSQQKVFLGQAFGGPKRYRGKDMRSAHAGLAIAQRHFDGVAQHLIATLTELGVKKPLIDEVVSIAASLAGDIVTIDNGKQGQEQRMTTLRPEEAAAGAALPESLAAMRGAFDALGTNVFIADRDLRLVYMNNRARTVLNSMADQIEESFGIGVADLIGQPIDIFHGDRAKQIRRRLSDVDNLPIRSEIRLGNLILDLNVNPILDAQGEYVGLVVNWEEITEKKRLEGEAALAQSMVENAPINIMLAGLDLRIRYMNPASLATLKKIEHLLPCRADEVVGSNIDIFHKFPENPRRILSDPKNLPHSANIKVGEETLSLLVSPMFDPKRNYLGPMVTWEVITERIAAAAREKEMQEREREQQQELQDKVAQMLTVVEAAAQGDLTRPVPVRGEDAIGKMGEGLSSLLGSLRESMVRITQNAQQLSAAAEELSAISQQMSSNSEETASQANVVSAASEEVSTNVGIVASGSEEMLASIREISKSAAESARVAQNAVTVAQGTNATISKLGDSSQEIGKVIKVITSIAQQTNLLALNATIEAARAGEAGKGFAVVANEVKELAKETAKATEEISQKIEAIQGDTQGAVDAIANIGQIINQVNDISNTIASAVEEQTATTNEIGRNLAEASKGVEEIARNISGVAVAARSTTEGASDTQSAARALSQMAADLQGLVSRFQV
- a CDS encoding response regulator, yielding MTVSLAQAEAEKTAGGIRKRAMVVDDSRAIRTILAKTLGQLGWAVAEARNGREAIEALQAPEASVDPVALVLVDWNMPEMNGIDFVRQIRLDPRYAGTRLMMVTTETQIEQMQAALEAGANEYVMKPFTREVIEEKLGLLGLR
- a CDS encoding chemotaxis response regulator protein-glutamate methylesterase → MSPPTFRPIRAGAAHAANQGQRLRVLVVDDSVVMRRLVSRVLEPIPELELVGSAGTGKAALDRIPQLKPDLITLDIEMPEMDGLTAARAIRERFPSVRIIMCSTLTQRGAAITLEALASGADDYVTKPSGDDSLDVSIETLRGQLVPKVRQFLRRSEPAAGPGLRMEGARIVRPPSPGAPNRKRDVVAVASSTGGPVALSTVIPGLPRDFHAPILVVQHMPPMFTSLLAERLNTQTHLRVVEAKEGMLVERGAVYIAPGDYHMVVRRAQTHVVIGLTRGEPENSCRPAADVLFRSVAEVYGPSVVGVVLTGMGNDGMRGAAQMRQGGAWVVAQDEASSVVWGMPGSVVGAGLADRILPLADIPSEISLRFAGRPA